The Fulvivirga maritima genome segment TTATAAAAACTTAAAAAAGGCAGAAGAATTAGAGTTCGATATGGCGCCTTTGGAGTATGATATAAATTATTGCGCTAAGAAGATTGGAGAAACTAATCCCTAGCTACAAAAACGGCATCCTATATTTATTTCAAAATAAGATCAAAAAATAAACCCCAACAGTCATGAAAAAGCATTATGATTATATTATTCTAGGAGCAGGACCCGCCGGCTTGCAACTAGGGTATTTTATGGAGCATAGCAGCGCAGATTATCTCATATTAGAGCGAGGTGAGGCTCCTGGTACTGCATTTAAAAAATTTCCACGACATGGTACTCTTATATCCATCAATAAGGTACATACAGGATATGATAATCATGAAATTAAACTCAGATGGGATTGGAATTCTTTATTAAGTAAAAATGAAGATTTAACCTTTAGAAGATACTCCAAAGAATATTTCCCAAAAGCTAAAGATTTGGTTGAGTACCTTAAAGACTATGCTAAGGATGCCAATTTGAATGTGGCATATAATAAAATGATCGCCAAAATATCAAAAGCATTAGAAAGCTCGGAAGGAAATTTTGAGTTAAAAACAACTGATGGAGATTCATTTTATTGTAATAAAATAATCATTGCAACTGGCTTTTCTCAACCCTACCTTCCAAGCATTCCTGGAATAGAGCATACGGATAATTATATAGATGTAACTTTAGATAAGAAGGAATTCGAAAATAAAAAAGTATTGGTTTTAGGGAAAGGAAACTCAGGATTTGAAACAGCTGATTATTTAATAGATACAGCATCTCTCATTCATATTTCAAGCCCTAATTCGGTGAAGTTTGCCTGGCAAACCCATTATGTAGGTAATTTAAGAGCTATTAATAACAATTTTCTGGATACCTACCAATTAAAATCACAAAATGCATTGCTCGATGCAGACATTCAGGCAATTGTAATGAAGGATGGAAAATATAATGTTCATTTAGTTTATGCTCATGCGAATGGAGAAGAAGAGGTACTCGAGTATGACAAAGTAATCGTTTGTACAGGTTTTAAATTGGATAAATCCATTTTTGCTCCGAACTGCATGCCTGCTACTGTAATAAATGATAAGTTACCTGCATTGAATTTAGATTGGGAGTCTCAAAATATACCTCATATGTATTTTGCTGGGACTTTAATGCAATCTAATGCATACAAAAAAAACACTTCTGGTTTTATCCATGGGTTTAGGTATAATGTAAGGACTTTATTCCATATTCTTCAGTATAAGTATAACCATATGCCAATGCCTTCAAAGAATCTGGAGTGTAATTATCAGTCTGTGGCAGAAGAAATATTAAATAGAATAAATAGTTCATCGGCACTTTGGCAGCAATTCGGGTATCTGTTTGATCTTGTTAGCATAGGTGATGAAGATGCCACTTACTTTTATGAATTACCTAAAGGGTATAAACCAGTGGAAAATCCAAACCATTACTTTACTATATCCTTAGAATTTGGGTCCAGCCAGGAAAATGTTTTTATGGTTAATAGAAATCCTACAGCTGATAAAGCAGATGAATCCTTCTTTCTGCATCCCGTGATAAGGCATTATTGTGGTGATGAAATGATTTCATGTCTGCATTTGGTAGAAGACTTATTAGGGGAGTGGAAGCATGAAGATAAACATGTCATGGTGTTGAAAAAATACGTGGAAGCAGCCATGGAGAAGGTAAATGCTGATGCAATAATGAATTAAAGAAGCAACATAACTAAACTCACTTAAACTTTAAAATAGAGATTACATGCCGAGAGAATCAATGTTAAATAAGAAACAGTTAGAAGCTAATAAGAACCTTATTGCTAAAAGTTACTGGAAAAGGCGATTTGAGGAATTTCAAAGTAATACCTATTTTGAAGGATATCGTTCTCAATTTCAGGACAGTGAAGAAAATGAGGTGAGTTTAGTTATTGAAAAATCTTTCAGTAATATACTGGATCAGGTGGTGGGCTCACCAAAAGGAAAACATTTACTTCTTCTAGCGGCTTTTGGTGTATTTGTTCAAAAATGTACATCTCTGAGTGATGTGTGTATACTTACACCAGTTTACCAAGAATATAAAGAGAGTTACGACATAAATCATGTTATTCCTGTAAGAATAAATAAAGGTGGCGAGTTTAGCTTCTCTGAATTTCTTGGCTATGTAAAGCGTACTTTTCTGGAGGATTTAAAATTTGGGAATTACCCGCTTGAAAGAATTCTGGGACTGTCTTTACGAGATTTAGGTTTATTATCTAGCGTAGGTATTTTAGTTGATAATGTTCAAGATGAAAAGCCATTAGATGTAATATCAACTGATCTAAAATTTATTTTCAATAGTGATATACACTTGAAATTAAATGTTAAGTACAATAATAAGAAGTTCGATGAAAGTTATGTAAAGGTAATAGCAGAGCTTTTCTTAAACTTT includes the following:
- a CDS encoding NAD(P)-binding domain-containing protein, encoding MKKHYDYIILGAGPAGLQLGYFMEHSSADYLILERGEAPGTAFKKFPRHGTLISINKVHTGYDNHEIKLRWDWNSLLSKNEDLTFRRYSKEYFPKAKDLVEYLKDYAKDANLNVAYNKMIAKISKALESSEGNFELKTTDGDSFYCNKIIIATGFSQPYLPSIPGIEHTDNYIDVTLDKKEFENKKVLVLGKGNSGFETADYLIDTASLIHISSPNSVKFAWQTHYVGNLRAINNNFLDTYQLKSQNALLDADIQAIVMKDGKYNVHLVYAHANGEEEVLEYDKVIVCTGFKLDKSIFAPNCMPATVINDKLPALNLDWESQNIPHMYFAGTLMQSNAYKKNTSGFIHGFRYNVRTLFHILQYKYNHMPMPSKNLECNYQSVAEEILNRINSSSALWQQFGYLFDLVSIGDEDATYFYELPKGYKPVENPNHYFTISLEFGSSQENVFMVNRNPTADKADESFFLHPVIRHYCGDEMISCLHLVEDLLGEWKHEDKHVMVLKKYVEAAMEKVNADAIMN